From one Streptomyces chromofuscus genomic stretch:
- a CDS encoding thioesterase family protein: MAQASQATIGSSEFDRDTAVTRRSEGVYDIDLSAGWTIISAVNGGYLLAVLGRALADALPHPDPFTISAHYLTASRPGPAVVRTDVVRTGRTLSTGQASLFQYDDQGRETERIRVLASYGDLGALPDDVRTTALPPALPPMEQCFGPEDGPAPVDGSSAITERLMLKLDPATLGWALGAPSGKGEMRAWFGLKDGRDADPLSLLLAVDALPPTAFELGISGWVPTVELTVHVRCRPAPGPLRVSITTRNLAGGFLEEDAEVWDSADRLVAQSRQLARVRLR, translated from the coding sequence CGCCGTCACCCGGCGCTCCGAGGGCGTCTACGACATCGACCTCTCCGCCGGCTGGACCATCATCAGCGCCGTCAACGGCGGCTACCTCCTCGCCGTCCTGGGCCGCGCGCTCGCCGACGCCCTGCCGCACCCCGACCCGTTCACGATCTCCGCGCACTACCTGACCGCGTCCCGGCCGGGCCCCGCGGTCGTGCGCACCGACGTCGTCCGTACCGGCCGCACCCTCTCCACCGGCCAGGCCTCGCTCTTCCAGTACGACGACCAGGGTCGTGAGACCGAGCGCATCCGCGTCCTCGCCTCCTACGGCGACCTCGGCGCCCTCCCCGACGACGTCCGCACCACCGCGCTGCCGCCCGCGCTCCCGCCGATGGAGCAGTGTTTCGGCCCCGAGGACGGGCCCGCTCCCGTCGACGGCAGCTCGGCGATCACCGAGCGGCTGATGCTGAAGCTCGACCCGGCCACCCTGGGCTGGGCGCTGGGCGCGCCCTCCGGCAAGGGGGAGATGCGGGCGTGGTTCGGCCTGAAGGACGGCCGTGACGCCGACCCGCTCTCCCTGCTGCTCGCCGTGGACGCCCTGCCGCCCACGGCCTTCGAACTCGGCATCTCCGGTTGGGTTCCGACGGTCGAACTCACCGTGCACGTGCGGTGCCGGCCGGCGCCGGGCCCGCTGCGCGTCTCCATCACCACCCGCAACCTGGCCGGCGGCTTCCTGGAGGAGGACGCCGAGGTGTGGGACAGCGCGGACCGCCTGGTGGCACAGTCCCGGCAACTGGCCCGGGTACGGCTCCGCTGA
- a CDS encoding TetR family transcriptional regulator, whose translation MSHTLGIRQAQKQKTRRALLDAALELLEEQSLSSLGLREVTRAVGVAPTAFYRHFRSTADLGVALVEEALGSLHPTIRTIVSTTGDSDERITRAVELIGGHVRAHPAHVRFIAREQHGGVQPVREAIRRQLALFTEEVKAELAKDRAADGWSDDDLLMLAGLYVDQMLVTASLFLEALGSEEERQRVAQAATRRLRLISIGREHWLD comes from the coding sequence ATGAGTCACACCCTCGGCATCCGGCAGGCGCAGAAGCAGAAGACCCGGCGAGCGCTCCTGGACGCGGCGCTGGAACTGCTGGAGGAGCAGAGCCTGAGCAGTCTGGGTCTGCGCGAGGTCACCCGCGCGGTCGGAGTCGCCCCGACCGCCTTCTACCGGCACTTCCGCTCCACCGCCGACCTCGGCGTGGCCCTGGTCGAGGAGGCACTGGGCAGCCTGCACCCGACGATCCGGACGATCGTCTCCACGACCGGGGACAGCGACGAACGGATCACCCGAGCCGTGGAGTTGATCGGCGGTCACGTCAGGGCCCACCCGGCCCACGTGCGCTTCATCGCCCGCGAGCAGCACGGCGGGGTGCAGCCGGTGCGGGAGGCGATCCGCCGCCAACTGGCCCTGTTCACCGAGGAGGTGAAGGCCGAGCTGGCCAAGGACCGCGCGGCCGACGGCTGGAGCGACGACGATCTGCTGATGCTCGCGGGGCTGTACGTCGACCAGATGCTCGTCACGGCCTCGCTCTTCCTGGAGGCGCTCGGCTCCGAGGAGGAGCGACAACGGGTCGCGCAGGCGGCGACCCGCCGGCTACGGCTGATCAGCATCGGCCGCGAGCACTGGCTGGACTGA
- a CDS encoding DUF4190 domain-containing protein, whose product MQLTAPAERRTGIRDTDGMAVASFVLGLLGLLVLNVFLGPIAIALAAVALWRGTDRRFRAFLGLGLGVADLVVLAAFMQADNSISWSF is encoded by the coding sequence ATGCAGCTGACCGCACCGGCCGAGCGCCGCACCGGCATCCGTGACACCGACGGCATGGCCGTCGCCTCCTTCGTCCTCGGCCTCCTCGGCCTGCTCGTGCTCAACGTCTTCCTCGGCCCCATCGCCATCGCCCTGGCCGCCGTCGCCCTGTGGCGCGGCACCGACCGCCGCTTCCGCGCCTTCCTGGGCCTCGGCCTGGGCGTCGCGGACCTCGTGGTCCTGGCGGCGTTCATGCAGGCCGACAACTCGATCTCCTGGAGTTTCTAG
- a CDS encoding cysteine desulfurase family protein: MAYLDHAATTPMLPEAAEALTAHLRSTGNASSLHASGRQARRTVEEARETLAEALGARPSEVVFTSGGTEADNLAVKGLYWSRRASDPARTRVLASPVEHHAVLDAVHWLGEHEGATVEYLPVDSHGRVHPEALREAIARDPDDVALATVMWANNEIGTVLPIRELAETAAEFGVPLHSDAVQAFGQLPVDFAASGLAAMTVSGHKIGGPYGIGALLLGREHSPVPVLHGGGQERHVRSGTLDVPAIASFAVAGRHAAEHREKFAREIGALRDDLIDVVRTAVPDAVLGGDPVHRLPANAHFTFPGCEGDSLLLLLDAQGIECSTGSACTAGVAQPSHVLLATGTDPDLARGTLRFSLGHTSTAADVEAVAKAIGPAVERARAAGLT; this comes from the coding sequence ATGGCATACCTCGACCACGCCGCGACCACCCCGATGCTCCCGGAGGCGGCAGAGGCACTGACCGCCCATCTGCGCAGTACGGGCAACGCCTCCTCCCTCCACGCATCCGGCCGCCAGGCCCGCCGCACCGTCGAGGAAGCCCGCGAAACCCTCGCGGAAGCCCTCGGCGCCCGCCCCAGCGAGGTCGTCTTCACCTCCGGCGGCACGGAGGCCGACAACCTCGCCGTCAAGGGCCTGTACTGGTCCCGCCGCGCCTCCGACCCGGCCCGCACCCGGGTCCTCGCCAGCCCCGTCGAGCACCACGCCGTCCTGGACGCCGTCCACTGGCTCGGTGAACACGAGGGCGCCACCGTCGAGTACCTCCCGGTCGACTCCCACGGCCGCGTCCACCCCGAGGCACTGCGCGAGGCCATCGCCCGCGACCCCGACGACGTCGCCCTCGCCACCGTCATGTGGGCGAACAACGAGATCGGCACGGTTCTGCCGATCCGTGAACTCGCCGAGACCGCGGCCGAGTTCGGCGTCCCCCTGCACTCCGACGCCGTCCAGGCCTTCGGTCAGCTCCCGGTCGACTTCGCCGCCTCAGGCCTGGCCGCGATGACCGTCTCCGGCCACAAGATCGGCGGCCCCTACGGCATCGGCGCGCTGCTCCTGGGCCGCGAGCACAGCCCCGTGCCCGTCCTGCACGGCGGCGGCCAGGAGCGCCACGTCCGCTCCGGCACCCTCGACGTCCCCGCCATCGCCTCCTTCGCCGTCGCCGGCCGGCACGCCGCCGAGCACCGCGAGAAGTTCGCCCGCGAGATCGGCGCCCTGCGCGACGACCTGATCGACGTGGTCCGTACTGCGGTGCCGGACGCGGTCCTCGGCGGTGACCCGGTCCACCGCCTCCCGGCCAACGCCCACTTCACGTTCCCCGGCTGCGAGGGCGACTCCCTGCTGCTGCTCCTGGACGCCCAGGGCATCGAGTGCTCCACCGGCTCCGCCTGCACCGCCGGGGTCGCCCAGCCCAGCCATGTGCTGCTCGCCACCGGCACCGACCCGGACCTGGCCCGCGGCACCCTCCGCTTCTCCCTCGGCCATACCTCCACCGCGGCCGACGTCGAGGCGGTCGCCAAGGCCATCGGCCCGGCGGTGGAACGGGCTCGGGCGGCGGGGCTGACCTGA
- a CDS encoding N-acetylmuramoyl-L-alanine amidase, whose amino-acid sequence MEQTKGGPDRRIGRRALIIGGAAAAVGTGALLARDELSRMWWQVPGVDKPRVEGAVDYTGARWVAASSANWRRADRPADYTVDMVIVHVTQGSFDSAVQVFQDPGHGAASHYIVRDDGHITQMIRELDVAYHAGNREYNERSVGIEHAGFVDRPQDFTDAMYAASARLTAGICARYGIPVDREHIIGHVEVPGTDHTDPGEHWDWDRYMRLVRRAGTGSTPA is encoded by the coding sequence ATGGAGCAGACGAAGGGCGGCCCGGACCGGCGGATCGGACGACGGGCGCTGATCATCGGCGGGGCGGCGGCCGCGGTGGGCACGGGTGCCCTGCTGGCGCGCGACGAACTGTCGCGCATGTGGTGGCAGGTCCCGGGGGTGGACAAGCCGCGGGTGGAGGGAGCCGTCGACTACACGGGCGCGCGCTGGGTGGCCGCCTCGTCGGCGAACTGGCGCCGGGCGGACCGCCCGGCCGACTACACGGTCGACATGGTGATCGTCCATGTCACCCAGGGCAGCTTCGACAGCGCGGTGCAGGTCTTCCAGGACCCGGGGCACGGAGCGGCGTCGCACTACATCGTCCGCGACGACGGCCACATCACGCAGATGATCCGCGAGCTGGACGTGGCGTACCACGCGGGCAACCGCGAGTACAACGAACGCAGCGTCGGCATCGAGCACGCCGGCTTCGTCGACCGCCCGCAGGACTTCACGGACGCGATGTACGCCGCGTCCGCACGCCTCACGGCGGGGATATGCGCGCGGTACGGCATACCCGTCGACCGCGAGCACATCATCGGCCACGTGGAGGTGCCGGGCACCGACCACACCGATCCCGGGGAGCACTGGGACTGGGACCGGTACATGAGGCTGGTACGGCGGGCGGGCACGGGTTCGACGCCTGCCTGA
- the mnmA gene encoding tRNA 2-thiouridine(34) synthase MnmA, which produces MTDTPQRSRPLRVLAAMSGGVDSAVAAARAAEAGHDVTGVHLALSANPQSFRTGARGCCTIEDSRDARRAADVIGIPFYVWDLADRFREDVVEDFVAEYEAGRTPNPCLRCNEKIKFAALLDKALALGFDAVCTGHYAKVVTLPDGTRELHRASDMAKDQSYVLGVLDDEQLAHAMFPLGDTLTTKDEIRAEAERRGLAVAKKPDSHDICFIADGDTQGFLANRLGRAQGDIVDESGTKLGTHEGAYGFTIGQRKGLRIGTPAPDGKPRYVLDISPVDNTVTVGPAEALDVSALTAIKPRWCGAAPSGPGTYTAQLRAHGGETEVTAELVDGELRVTFTEPVRGVAPGQAVVLYDGTRVVGSATIASTTRATVGVA; this is translated from the coding sequence ATGACTGACACCCCGCAGCGTTCCCGTCCCCTCCGCGTCCTCGCCGCCATGTCCGGCGGTGTCGACTCCGCCGTCGCCGCCGCCCGCGCGGCCGAGGCGGGCCACGACGTGACCGGCGTCCACCTGGCGCTCTCCGCGAACCCGCAATCCTTCCGCACGGGCGCGCGGGGCTGCTGCACGATCGAGGACTCCCGCGACGCCCGCCGCGCCGCGGACGTCATCGGCATCCCGTTCTACGTGTGGGACCTCGCCGACCGCTTCCGCGAGGACGTCGTCGAGGACTTCGTCGCCGAGTACGAGGCGGGCCGCACACCCAACCCGTGCCTGCGCTGCAACGAGAAGATCAAGTTCGCCGCGCTGCTGGACAAGGCGCTGGCGCTGGGCTTCGACGCGGTCTGCACGGGCCACTACGCGAAGGTCGTGACCCTGCCCGACGGCACCCGCGAACTGCACCGCGCCTCCGACATGGCCAAGGACCAGTCCTACGTCCTCGGTGTGCTGGACGACGAGCAGCTCGCGCACGCCATGTTCCCGCTCGGCGACACGCTCACCACGAAGGACGAGATCCGCGCCGAGGCCGAGCGGCGGGGCCTGGCGGTGGCCAAGAAGCCGGACTCCCACGACATCTGCTTCATCGCCGACGGCGACACGCAGGGCTTCCTGGCGAACCGGCTCGGCAGGGCGCAGGGCGACATCGTCGACGAGTCGGGCACCAAGCTGGGCACCCACGAGGGGGCGTACGGCTTCACCATCGGCCAGCGCAAGGGCCTGCGGATCGGCACCCCGGCGCCCGACGGCAAGCCGCGCTACGTCCTCGACATCTCGCCGGTGGACAACACCGTCACCGTGGGACCCGCCGAGGCACTCGACGTCTCGGCGCTGACCGCGATCAAGCCCCGTTGGTGCGGCGCCGCCCCCAGCGGCCCCGGAACCTACACCGCCCAGCTGCGCGCCCACGGCGGCGAGACCGAGGTGACCGCCGAGCTCGTCGACGGGGAGCTGCGGGTGACCTTCACCGAGCCCGTCCGGGGCGTGGCCCCCGGCCAGGCGGTCGTCCTGTACGACGGCACGCGCGTGGTGGGTTCGGCGACGATCGCGTCCACCACGCGCGCGACGGTGGGCGTGGCCTGA
- a CDS encoding DUF427 domain-containing protein, protein MTQDTNDHTTRGHTITVEQGTQRVRVVHDGQVLAESDRPLVLRETGSPVRYYLPPQDVRLDLLTPSETHTHCPFKGTASYWSLPDARDLVWAYPDPKPAVGEIKDHLCFYEVEVA, encoded by the coding sequence ATGACCCAGGACACGAACGACCACACGACCCGAGGCCACACGATCACCGTCGAGCAGGGCACGCAGCGCGTGCGCGTCGTCCACGACGGTCAGGTACTCGCGGAGAGCGACCGCCCCCTCGTCCTGCGGGAGACGGGCAGTCCCGTGCGCTACTACCTGCCGCCGCAGGACGTCCGGCTGGACCTGCTGACGCCCTCCGAGACGCACACGCACTGTCCCTTCAAGGGCACCGCGTCCTACTGGTCCCTGCCGGACGCGCGGGATCTCGTCTGGGCCTACCCGGATCCCAAGCCGGCCGTGGGCGAGATCAAGGACCACCTGTGCTTCTACGAGGTGGAGGTGGCCTGA